From one Calypte anna isolate BGI_N300 chromosome 11, bCalAnn1_v1.p, whole genome shotgun sequence genomic stretch:
- the SNX20 gene encoding sorting nexin-20 translates to MDQDSHCTAEKELLEAVNRITSFSTRSPDDEEQTQPKAEMSCQVRKENAEKDDQQDSSASLSPNSSMTTKELQEYWRNEKSQCRQVKLLFEIPSTRIVEHHLSKYVMYKIIILQTGSFDSNKSVIERRYSDFEKLHRNLLEEFSEEMEDVTFPKKTLTGNFTEEIINERKLAFMDYLRLLYSMKYVRRSKKFIDFLIRPELQEAYGCLRGGQYTKALEILLEVIGLQERLTRRNPVSVVPTLCAIVVCHKDLENPASAFEYGEKALSRLCVHSSHRYYIPLLETMISLAYELGKDFLSLQEKLEEWKAKKDPIRVLTLKELAVREYVQ, encoded by the exons ATGGACCAAGACTCACACTGCACAGCAGAAAAGGAACTGTTAGAAGCTGTAAACAGAATTACTTCATTTTCTACCAGAAGTCCAGATGATGAAGAGCAAACTCAACCCAAAGCTGAAATGTCATGtcaagtgagaaaagaaaacgCAGAAAAAGATGACCAGCAAG ATTCCAGTGCATCGTTAAGTCCCAACTCTTCAATGACCACCAAGGAGCTTCAGGAATATTGGAGGAATGAAAAAAGCCAGTGCAGACAAGTCAAACTCCTTTTTGAAATCCCATCAACCAGAATTGTAGAGCACCACTTATCTAAATATGTG ATGTATAAAATCATCATTTTGCAAACAGGGAGTTTTGACAGCAACAAGTCTGTAATTGAACGGCGTTATTCAGATTTTGAGAAACTGCACAGAAATCTGCTGGAGGAATTTAGTGAAGAAATGGAAGATGTGACCTTTCCCAAAAAAACTCTAACAGGGAacttcacagaagaaataatcAATGAGAGAAAATTAGCTTTCATGGACTACCTGAGACTTCTATATTCTATGAAATATGTCCGAAGGTCAAAAAAATTTATTGACTTTTTAATAAGGCCAGAGCTTCAGGAAGCCTATGGCTGCCTGCGAGGTGGCCAGTACACCAAAGCTTTGGAAATCCTTTTAGAAGTCATCGGTCTGCAGGAAAGGCTGACAAGAAGAAACCCTGTCTCAGTTGTCCCAACTCTCTGCGCTATCGTGGTGTGCCACAAGGACCTGGAAAACCCTGCAAGTGCCTTTGAATATGGAGAAAAAGCTCTATCACGCCTTTGTGTGCATTCTAGCCACAGGTATTATATTCCATTGTTAGAAACAATGATCAGTTTGGCATATGAACTTGGCaaggattttctgtctttgcaaGAAAAACTGGAAGAATGGAAGGCAAAGAAAGATCCCATACGAGTTTTAACCCTGAAAGAACTTGCAGTTCGGGAGTATGTACAATGA